DNA from Clupea harengus chromosome 2, Ch_v2.0.2, whole genome shotgun sequence:
ttggaatcatgcagaaattacacctataccacagattagtagagaaatatgaatatttattttattttatatatatatatatatatattttttacttttcaagatgacaggctctgcctcacctgcctcatatgaccACACGTCCCTGATTGGGTGTATGTCATAATAGGCTAGGTTTTATAATAAGCTGCTCCGCCCTGTTTTGAGTAGCCTCCAAACTTCTGGTGCTCTGCTGCTTCCGCATTACAAAGCTTCTCCACACAGATCAGCGCTGTTCTTGCAGTAATAGGCCTACGTCTGCAAAGCCAAACCACAGAGCCACACGCAAGTGCACATTTACACAACTTTACAACTGTTTTTCCTCAAAACTGATATTACTGTTTTCATTTACCCTAGCCCCCATCCAGGAAGCCTACCTCCACCTGAGCTGAGCATGAGCCCCCCAGGTGAGCTGAGAGCAGGGAAGACGCTGACTCTCACTTGCCGCGCCAGAGACCCCTGTCCATCTCTTCCGCCAGAAGTGAAGATTGATCCTGAGATGGGCAGCAGCCAGGAGTCTTTTTGCAGGTACTCAGGTTGGAAGCCTCAGTTAGGCCCTCAGTTCAAAGTGAGGAGCTAGAATGTAATAGCTTCACCTCCTCCATTCCATATGAGAAGACACGGACCGCCGACAAAACGTGAGTGACATCTGGGGCTTTTCTGCTCTATCGCTATACACGGTCGGTGGATAAGCCTGTTTCCAAATCCCAACATTATCCACTAATAGTGCTGGTGCGACCTCCTCGTCTGACGCCGTTCCAAGCTCCTCTTCAAGGAGATTGTTCGTAACAGCCCACGAGACGGGATTCCTTATGGTGCAACTCTCACTACAAAGCAAAGTGGCAAGTAAGGCCACAATTTTGTAAAAAAATGCAAGTTTGTTGCCCACTAGAGGCAAAATCGAAGTGGTTTTGTATGTGCGCCGTTACATCACCAACAGCAGTGTTGTtgcaaaacatacacaaactgaTCGGTGCCAATAAAGCAGCGACACCCTGTGGAGTATGGGTGAGTCGTCACCTTATATGTGTGTCATTGTAAAACACACCTAAAATTCACAGAAGTCTGTAGGCCAGATTTATTTCCacactgtcaatgacaataGCAATTGTGGATTCAAGTAATTAAATcatacctgcatgtgtgtgcgccgtCGGGATATAGACACGATAATGAAGTTTTTATTCACAAGTTTCTTGCACATTCTTTTCTAACAATGGCCTGTATCAATTATTGCTCTTTCTCATGGCAATACACAGGATATTCAGTGAAgatattcaaaataaaaaaacagaataaaCTTTAgtgaaaatatttgaatggatTATAATACATTTCTTGAATAGATGCCATTACAGTTTTTAAATCAATGTAATGACTCACATTCTCTATGATTGATAAAATACAACAACACCAATGTAGGCTACTACTTCCACCATGATTAACTGATGTATTTTAAAATGAGctacatatttttttaaacggaaataAGAATTTGTTGGTAATCTTGTGTTAGACACAGCATTACAAATACTAATCATTAAGTATGAAATTAAAGAGCAAATGGCCTATTGCAAATCTGATAATCCGTTACAAATTCTAAAAAAGGTATATCATTTTCCTTCAAAAAGTAGCAAAATGCCAGAGTACACTATATTAGTTTATAGCCCTGGGAACAGGTAGAAGTGCCTTGAGAGGGTGGTCCTGTCTTTGCATACCATCTGTCTTGGAAACTTCTCAAAGCGTCTCATAACCTATTGGAAGAAAACAGTGTTGTCAATACTTTAAGGAAAGAAGCTACCCTAGGTTTATATGGTTCAAGTGAAATTCCTAAGTCAAACTACGATAACAAGAGAACAAGTTAACCTTCTGATCAAGATCTAAAAAGATCTGAAAATATATGAGAAACAGACCAACTTAGTTGTTCTATGAGAAGGGTCAGTGCCCCCATCAGGTTACTGACAAGTTTTAAGAGGTCATAAGATGATGGTGGTACTGATGGTCCTGATTGGACAGACTTTTTACAGCCCTGCAGCTGCCACAGGTGAcggattattttctttttgttgtcagagcatttaatttattcattgCTATCAGGATGTGAAGAGGATTTcaagaaatgtaacaaaaatGCTTCTGAAATAAATCGCCTTCCCTGCCTTAAATGTCTACTGCCTGGTATGCACTAGAGAATTAAATGATTGAAGTCTTATGCATTATAATTACCTTTGTGAACAATTCCTCTACGTGGTCCTTGTGAGCATGGGTGTTGAACTCTTCCACAAGGTACTGGACAAAAAAAGTGCCCTTCTCCACATCCCTGTAGGATTTTGTATCTGAGGAGAGAACATAACCTCAGTGTAATGTATATAGTGTGCTGCATTGATGCATTTGTTCATTAATGGACCCAAGAAACCAGAGTGAAACAGAAGTGATCCACTAACCAGGTGTgcaggaaagaagagagataaagtCTTTCTCCTTATGTTCCATGTCATCACTCTCAATAGCAGCACTGTCATCCTGCATGCCATCCGACATCCAAACATGTCCATTCTCATCTGAAACAGTAAACTGTGATTACTTCTATGTGAGAATGACCCAAAATGACCACATAGAACACTCAAGAGTAAAGTCAGAAAACTACCTCCTCTGCAGGCCTGAATAAGAATGACCTTTGGTTTGTTACGTAATCCAGGACAACCTTTGGTGTTCAGGTGGTTGTACATCTTATCGATGTGGAAAACGTCAGGGTTGGGATGGCAGCTATCCCGGTGCACACCCAAGATGGCGTCCCTCTTCCCGTGTGACATTATTACGACAAAGGTACTGTCAGATGCAGCATGCTCCTCACGTTTTGAAAAATCTCTGACGGCCCTGTCCATCTCCTGCAGGGATAGACTTTGTTAGGGTAAATATAATGTCTTGTGATCCTTAATTATCTACACCATTGGCAATACACACTTTTTTGTGGTGAAATAGAAGCAATCTCTTTGATAACAATATGACCATTTCTGCTACTGGTCAATTTTGGTTCATCACAATTAACTATGCATTTCAGCCATGCCTTAAGGTTGACAAtcttaaagtagcataacgaaacaattgctaatcgctaactagttagtcaacaactgtcctaacacagtcaaacatcaagcaagtgcaacacaagacaaagcaagacggcaaataagctacttactagttcggcagacagtaaaaaccgggcggcttcaggcaaacctacattacCTAGTCAtttgcctacggaccctggtatggcaatgggacggaggcgattctccatattaaaagtcaatGTAGCGctccaatttttttaaagctgttattttaagataAAACTGCGTATCCTAACCCAaatcctgaagtacaattactgcataatgccactttaatgtACAAGAAATAGGTTATTTTTACAATCGAGAACCCAGTGTAGATTCTGAACGGTGCAAGATCATCATCCATTAAGAGTGCATTCAACCAAGTTATACAAGTCGGTACATTTTGTGGGACTAGCAGACAAATGTAATCTTGCCTACCTCACCAGAGAGGTCCCTGTGTTTTACTACTTCATATCCCAGCTCCTTCAGCAGAAACTCcattctctcctcatctttctcGGCCCCTCGTCTCAACAAGCTCTCACGGTCAAACTTAACATTGTTAATGAGTAGTGCCAGACGCTTCCTTCCAGGCTTGTAGATCTAAGGGGGTGGTGAATCACAAGAAACTCACCATTTGCTGTTTTTGTAAATGAGGTTAAATTATAAAAGGACATGttttacattacagtttttctcgattgctaacacacattttttgaaagcatgcctcgttttctcaaaactctaaacacaaatcccaaaaccactcacacaaaatgcaaaaccctttatatctcctgcaaaaggcaactttgctttcaaaacagtgttatatcacctcaaaagggtactttgttttctaatgacaaacacagcccattatatgagtaggcattctaagcatcgattgaacactgatgtgctcaatggaaaacactactatgaaatgggaaaacaccagtatgaaggccttatcaggaacattatgttactatacgcctactcctgtagtaaaatataactgtataatgtttttacgcaaatataaaacaacacacatacatatacagtaacaactaaaatatttctttattttttccaaaagtgctgtagcctatacatcacagcaaacacaaatgaatgtgtaaatgatttgcacagaacaaacaataggatataggccagtacagtcaacaaaaaaaagaaagaaaaatgtaaaataaaaaaggacaaaaaactactgcatcctgttctagctcaagacaatattgacaatgtgctatcagaaatagacctacacagtgttgtgaatgttgttgcattttgtgtgagtggtttagggatttgtgtttagagttttgagaaaacgaggcatgcttcatgtgtgtaagcaatcgagaaaaactgtaacattggattggattacaatacagtacagtaatgtgtcagtgctgataggacgcaatcagttgtggaaatgtatatgacttacttgcacatagtcatagcataactgtttgactgtcggagtttctgacaaaaggcaccctgtacacctgctttattctcaaggtgttccgccttagaacacagtccactgtggctaggctcactgtattgatgtttaggaatatgtcttggtcatcaatggttgcactttgtatttgtttacgtaattttacagatacagtacaatggaaaatacaagaatactatgctcctgataaggcattcaaactagtgttttcctgtcatagtagtgtttcttacctattccctcttctgaatgtccagagaatggatgcaactgagaagcggcttatatttggttgaaccctctggccagcctcctgcatggtcaaaccatggttgaccacagtggcccgaatctcatcagagataattactttattatttttcttgctctttctcttcatcctcttcctcctcctcctcctcctcctcttactctcactcctctgcccttcttatcacctctcacttcaatgttgccatcaattgttctccaaaccaggagctaacctgtggccatcatattgctaaagctttgatttcaaatggcacaacagccttggaaatgtaagttttgccaattgaatagcagtgtgttctgtctgaacacaaggaggttttggcattgatgaagtgtgcaaagtagagaggatggtgtttagtgttttgaagaaagtgtgtttaacaattgaaatatgtgtctaaagcagataattgtgtgttgtgttttgaagaaagtgcggttaacaattgaaatctgtgtctaaagcagataattgtgcttatagtttagcagaattggtttagggagttggcacatgagttacaggttgtggtcattgtgccataagttccagtttttgaatgtaatcaatcgagaaaaactgtaataaaaaACACTTTACCCTGTTTCCCTCCTGAAGTTTCTGTGACTTGAACTGCTCTGAGCTGGTAGAAGGACCTCTGATACAAACGACTCATCTGGGTTCTCAACTGAGACCTGTGGCATTGGTGTTGCCACCTGTGGCATTGGTGTTGCCACCTGTGGCAATGGTGTTGGGGCAGCTGGAACATAATGCAGTTCGGTCTATAAGCAGGCAAGTGATGTATTCTATTTTCAAAATGAGAAGCACATAGCTGCGCAGAGCTCCAGCAGAGGATGAACATCCATGGGGCACTGTCattaaaatgttatttgtttcatCTCAATTAGCTCAATGAGTAATAGTTTGATAAAAGTTTGATAAAAGATTTATTCGTTTGAATACAATGCAGTTATGATTTAATTAACAGTTTCTATTCAAACACTTTAAGTTTATGACCATATGATTCACAATGTAGCCTATGAGTAGCCTATTCGTCTTCATACATCTGGAATGTTACTCACTGGCAAAACCCAGCACATCGTAGagattttcatctctctccttgaTATACTCGATCATCTTTTTAGAagatttttccccctttttccgAACCATGTCAATAAGACAGCGAGCCTTGTCCGTCCTCGCTTTGTGTTCTTCAATAACCGATTCCATTTCCTCTTCATTCAAGACACGTCCTTCGTTGAGATCGTCCAGCAATTGCTTGAGTACGGGTGCAGATACGTTCTCCACAAACTTAGTGCGAGCGTTGTACAACTTCACAGCtattcaataataataaaaaagaaccAAGAATGGGTATTCATCTTAAAATACCTGTGATGTCTACGCTGTTTTAGCGATCAATTGGAGACATTTTTAATAAGTGTACAGTAGTGTGGAATTGTTCCATTCTGGTATGACTGACTGAACAATACCGCCAAATTCTTGCAAAGCGAAAGTAATCTCGTTTTGAGTCATAACttatacattttttgtttaaatgCATTCATAAATTAAGCACATCTGGTTCAGCGGCATTTTAGTATAACAGCAAGGTTCTAACCCAAGGCAATTGTTAAAAGAAGGTGAAGAAACAAAACTTTGCAAAATTCAGGGCAGAAGACGTGAAGACAAGGCGTGCCAGgagatactgtatatgtttataGGCTGTATAGTTAGAAAGCAAATATAAATAGTTTTAACGTTAATCTTACCtgccattttttaaatattcaagTTTTTTTCCCGCAGAATTTACCGGTGTGGTAAACGAGACGAGTCACAAAAGAATTGAAGGACGTAAATAATTCTTCCTGTACTTTGCTTAACCCTGATTGGTTCGTTACAGGTTGTCATGCCTAGTCCTTTACGTAATATGATAGCCAGCTGCTGACAAATACATGAAAGCATTTCAGTAtcgaaatgaaaatgaaaatgtaattttcaGAATGGCAATGTAATCCTCAGTACTGTTCATTCAGCCGGGGGAAGACTGGGAACCATTGCCTGAAAACcttaagcagcagcagcagagagaagacCCCACATTGCAGAAGGCCTATGACAGGGTCATGCATATAGATGGTGCCTCCACAGGAGTTCCAACGACATTGGCTGGAGATGGGTATCTACTTCAAGATGGATTTCTGTATCATCAACCAGATGAGGGCAGGGTCGAGCAGCTGGTGGTGCCTAAGCAGTTTaggcaaaggtcaaaggtgtaAGCCATGGTGCATAATATCCCATGGGCAGGTCACTTGAGCAGCACCAAGAGTTTTGAGAGAATTGCGGCCAGGTTTTGTTGGCCAGGACTATACAGGGATGTGCAGGAATACTGTAAACTTGTGCTGAGTGTCAAATCACCAGTGGCAGGAAACCTAGCAATTTTCCCTTTCAGTCTACCAGTCATAGAGGTCCCATTCACACGCATAGCGATGGATTTTGTAGGACCCCTTGAGAGAACCCAAGCAGGGTACAAATACACCCTCCTACGCCTACGTAAAGTGACCGCCCGCCCCATTGCACAGGCCCTGTTGCAAGTTATTTTCTAGGGTAGGCATCCCCAAGGAAGTTATTACATATCAGGGCACAgcctttttttgtcaaaaatgCTCAGGCAGCTATATAGCTTGCTGGGTATCAAGCGCATTCGGACAACTCCGTACCACCCTCAGCCAGACAGTCTGGTGGAAGCTATTACCAGACGTTAAAGGGCATCCTGAGGAAGTTTGTGGCAACCAATAGAAAGGACTGGGACCACTGGCTGCCCTACTTGCTCTTTGCGTACCAGGAGGTACCTCAAGCATCCACAGGCTTCTCGCCCTTTGAACTTCTTTTTGGGAGACAGGTGAGAGGGCCATTGGATGTGCTTAGGGAGGCCTGGGAGGGGCCTGAAACACAGGAGGTCCATAGCATCCTGGCTCATGTCCTCAAAATGAGGGAAAAGATGGAGAACATGACAGAGTTGGTGCAGGCAAACATGGAACAAGCACAAACTCGCCAAAAGGCCTGGTATGATAAGGCTGCCAGGCAGCGAAACCTCAAACCAGCAATCCATGTCATATAGTGCGGTACCCACTATCATGTCATGTCACATTTACTCTCTGTTTCAATATACAAACCCGGTTAATTcactcatacatacagatacTCACAGTCTCACCGAGCACTCCAGTCCTGCTGCTTGTTTGCGGAATGCGGAATGCTGATGAGCGGCATTTCTGCACGTCCCACGGGGAAGGGAGAAGGGAATTGGCATGAGGGGTGTTTGACttgttatgtatgtatgatttTGGGTGCACTGGTGAACTTGGTGGTGGGCTTATGTATTTGTTAATGCAACATACTATGGATATTATAGGACTAATGTGGGGAGGGTTACCCCACTAAAATGGTTGGGTCCAATTGGGGATGATTGGTCAAATTTAGCCCAATGAGCAGTATTATTTAAGGGTGCCTCATTCCTTCAGAAGAGGTGGCAGAGAAGGAGTACTTATCTGATGTGAGGTGAAGTAAATACTGAGAATACTGTTTGACTAGTTTGAGTACTGTTTGAGTAcagatttatgtttgtttgttatgtatATGTTTGGGGCCATTGGAGAGATTcccacagcaaaataaataatatatccCGTCTTACGCCAAAGACATCCCTTATATTCCATTTACACCAAAAATACTGGCAGCTgaaaatacattatatatatattatacaataACCCTATCAGTAGACCTATATACATTTCGGACACAGAACATTATTAGCAGAAGATACTGTATAGTATGAAATCTCTGCCCTTACCTGGCCCTTTCACATTGCAGTAATAGTGCCTGTGGACAGTTTGGTGTGAACTTATGGGCAATAACCCTATCAGCAGGCCTACATAACATGAATTAATTTGCACTAAACAGAAACCCCGGGCATACCCCTTTTAGAAAATAGTTATGTTACGCCTCAACTTTTGGTGGCCCTATGGGGGCAGACAacactccaccactgacccaaattAACTACTAGTTAACTACTAGTACTAGTTTGTCTAttaatataaacaaatacacaacaacTATACGACAAAATGTCCAGGCTGATATGCAGCAAGGCCAGCAGTCCCGAAGCTAGAGGCCTCTTCCTCTGCAGCAGGAAACTAGAGACTTTAACTGCTGCTTaatcacctggccaggtgcatctCATCCAGCAATCAGGTGTAGCACAACCTGGGCGGAGCTACAGAAAGGGAAGGAAGTGGTAAACAAAGCACACATGTTGTAGTAACAAGTTATTTTCCGTTATTTTGTAAGAGCTGGAAAATGATCAGTTCCCCTTTTTGAAGTTTTCCTTTATTACTGTCAGTCTGAGAGGACGGACTACATTGAACAGATCTGTATCAGGTAGGGTGCTCCTCTGTATTAAACATTTGAATTGTTTTCCATGTTCAACCTATTAGACAAAGAATATATCTTAATACACATGGAAGTGTTACAATAAATATAATGTATTCAAATGTTCTCCGATTTGATCATTTCATGGGTGGATTCATTTAGCCTGATAATCAGACTGTACCTGACACACCTTGACATTCAAACTGGAAACTGTGCGACAGTGGGAAGTCTTgatgtttaaaaatgcattcATCTTTTTTCTCTAATGATAATTTACTTTCATCACTAGATCTTTATTCACATGtatttgaaatatgtttttacCACTCATGTTTTGATCAATTTAAAgttgaaaatgtaaaatgaattgAAGGTAAgcagaataaaaacattttaagttataaaaaaaaactcaattgCGTAAGAGGAAGTAGTGTTCAGATTGTGCTTGCAGGCTGCTCTGGTGAGGAAATGGAAAGAACATGTAATGCATCATGATGGGCCAAGACACATTGCAATGTGTCCCCAATGTCTCCCTTTATGTCATTgtatcatttttttctttttatgaaAGGAAGAAAATATGTTTGGGATACTGGCTTCATCTGTTATTGGCTTCATGTTGCAAGGTTAGACCTACATGTTTACAATACAAGGTGTATATTTCACTATAATACAGTAGCCAATAGATATACCTCAATCATTACCTCATGTTCTGGTGTGGCAGTTTAAAAAGCCACACATGTATTAACAGTAGAAAAGCTGTTGAGGCGaaccatgtgctttccctgtaTAGGTTGCCTTTGCACGGAATGGTCCATCAAGATGCCTGGAAACATCACTGCCGTCAGTGGGTCTTGTATTGTGATCCCCTGCACTTTCACATTACCTGCAAAGTACAACGCAAAGCTCAATAATTCAACAGTGTTGTGGTCAAGGGGGTTGATCGGTGGCCCTACAGTGCTTTCTTCTAATAAGCAGCTGGCCAGTGACTTTGGGGGAGAGATTGTGGGAGACTTCAAGAGCAAGAACTGCACCACCGTCTTCACAAACCTCCCTCAGGGATTCAGTGAACCACTGCTTTTCAGAGTGGAGGGACCTAATGAGGTGAAGTACACATACAGCAAGGAGCTGTTCATCAGCTTTCAAAGAGGTCAGgtgttttcctgtcatgaaCTTGACTTATAGAGCTAACAAGTaattatacatttaaaaaatatatattcatgtACCTCATTCTAAATTCTCAAGGATTGTACAtatctgtgtacacacatagtGGCTCTGCTGTGGTTCACTTCATTTTGGAGACAAAACAGGAGAGTTGATGTGTGAAGACTATTTCTATTATCTCTTGCACTATCTCTTGTTAAAATGCCAACATTTTTATCACGAGAGGTTTTACAGCCATTAATTAATTGGTAATATATGCAAGCTGTATACCAATCATACAATTAATCTGTTATTGGGTGTATGTCATAATAGGCTAGGTTTTATAATAAGCTGCTCCGCCCTGTTTTGGGTAGCCTCCAAACTTCTGGTGCTCTGCTGcttccgacacacacacacacacacacacacacacacacacacacacacacacacacacacacacacacacacgcacacacacacgcacacacacacacacaaacttctggTGCTCTGCTGCTTCCGCATTCCAAAGCTTCTCCACACAGATCAGCGCTGTTCTTGCCGTAATAGGCCTACGTCTGCAAAGTCAAACCACAGggccacacacaagtgcacatttACACAACTTTACAACTGTTTTTCCTCAAAACTGATATTACTGTTTTCATTTACCCTACCCCCCATCCAGGAAGCCTACCTCCACCTGAGCTG
Protein-coding regions in this window:
- the LOC122133556 gene encoding caspase-1-like, producing the protein MAAVKLYNARTKFVENVSAPVLKQLLDDLNEGRVLNEEEMESVIEEHKARTDKARCLIDMVRKKGEKSSKKMIEYIKERDENLYDVLGFASE
- the caspa gene encoding caspase a, whose protein sequence is MPQVATPMPQVSVENPDESFIYKPGRKRLALLINNVKFDRESLLRRGAEKDEERMEFLLKELGYEVVKHRDLSGEEMDRAVRDFSKREEHAASDSTFVVIMSHGKRDAILGVHRDSCHPNPDVFHIDKMYNHLNTKGCPGLRNKPKVILIQACRGDENGHVWMSDGMQDDSAAIESDDMEHKEKDFISLLSCTPDTKSYRDVEKGTFFVQYLVEEFNTHAHKDHVEELFTKVMRRFEKFPRQMVCKDRTTLSRHFYLFPGL